One window of Neptuniibacter halophilus genomic DNA carries:
- a CDS encoding tetratricopeptide repeat protein: MLRSAALIFLSVALAGCYASNPKLGNDMYNAGKHAEAITYWNKSKNHPDSQYGLGLAWLEGLSNTPINKNEAAGWFLKAAKQGHLSAMNNLGVLQIEAGNKEAGRSWLNLAARNGHPLAVKNLKHFGYEVPAPDLYNAKQRASAEQAKRDAEIVAGMFSAFVQGYTGNSPYYRPPAYSSPKIYDYESPQRKGGDLSAFNCGVKPIPAPGYNVGSCINGQWQMVSDRGIELHNCGVKPVPPAGYSIGGCVNGQWQMVSNGWMDTTNCGLKPLPPIGYSVGPCVNGQWQMISN, from the coding sequence ATGCTAAGGAGTGCAGCTTTAATTTTTCTTTCGGTAGCCCTTGCCGGCTGTTACGCATCTAATCCCAAACTGGGAAATGATATGTATAACGCAGGCAAGCATGCTGAGGCAATTACATACTGGAATAAAAGCAAGAATCATCCGGATAGCCAATACGGGCTTGGGCTCGCATGGCTCGAAGGCCTCAGTAATACTCCAATCAATAAAAACGAAGCCGCCGGCTGGTTTCTCAAGGCTGCCAAACAAGGCCACCTTAGCGCCATGAATAACCTTGGCGTTTTACAGATCGAAGCGGGGAACAAAGAGGCTGGCCGATCATGGCTCAATCTAGCAGCAAGAAACGGGCATCCTCTTGCCGTTAAAAACCTTAAACACTTTGGCTACGAGGTTCCAGCGCCAGACTTATATAACGCCAAACAACGCGCTTCTGCTGAACAAGCCAAAAGAGATGCTGAAATTGTTGCAGGAATGTTCAGCGCGTTTGTCCAGGGATACACCGGTAACTCACCTTATTACCGCCCACCTGCATACTCTTCACCGAAAATTTACGATTATGAAAGCCCTCAGAGAAAAGGTGGCGACCTAAGCGCATTCAACTGCGGAGTAAAACCTATTCCGGCACCTGGCTATAACGTTGGCAGTTGCATAAACGGGCAATGGCAAATGGTGAGTGATCGCGGTATCGAGCTTCATAATTGCGGCGTTAAACCGGTTCCGCCTGCGGGTTATTCCATCGGAGGCTGTGTAAATGGCCAATGGCAGATGGTAAGTAATGGCTGGATGGACACAACAAATTGCGGGCTAAAGCCCTTACCCCCTATTGGCTATTCCGTTGGTCCATGCGTCAACGGACAATGGCAGATGATTAGTAATTAA
- a CDS encoding S24 family peptidase encodes MEMYERIQQRMAELGLKSVDIVNRTQLSKGAISQWLNGHTKPRGKNLDLLAEVLRCTPEWLQFGVGDDDGYADRFVSIPVLDVELAAGSGMHIDCERVKEHLPISVDWLFQNNLFAGDLAIVKVVGDSMASTLSDGSLILVDTSDKRPVSGKVYAIATDEDLRVKRLLKRTDGSWVISSDNKMDPAYQDEIIPPYELNNLRIIGRAVKVLMGDI; translated from the coding sequence ATGGAAATGTACGAACGTATACAGCAACGCATGGCAGAGCTTGGCTTGAAGTCCGTTGATATTGTGAACCGAACGCAATTATCGAAAGGCGCGATAAGCCAATGGCTCAATGGTCACACCAAGCCCCGAGGAAAAAACCTAGATCTGCTTGCAGAGGTACTTCGCTGTACCCCTGAGTGGCTGCAGTTCGGTGTAGGTGATGATGATGGATATGCAGATCGCTTTGTAAGCATCCCAGTACTTGATGTTGAATTGGCAGCAGGGAGTGGCATGCATATCGATTGCGAACGAGTAAAAGAGCACCTGCCGATTTCGGTTGACTGGCTATTTCAAAACAACCTTTTTGCTGGTGACTTGGCTATCGTGAAAGTTGTAGGTGACTCGATGGCAAGCACGTTATCTGATGGCTCACTCATCCTGGTCGACACATCAGATAAGCGCCCGGTAAGCGGAAAGGTCTATGCGATCGCTACTGATGAAGACCTAAGAGTAAAGCGATTGCTTAAAAGAACGGATGGAAGCTGGGTAATTAGTTCGGATAACAAGATGGATCCGGCATACCAAGACGAAATTATTCCGCCTTATGAACTCAACAACCTCCGCATCATTGGACGAGCGGTTAAAGTCCTGATGGGAGATATTTAG
- a CDS encoding replication protein P: MSEIYGAQFANQYGEVGGEAFQTWGLGLRGMTAEQIKHGFTKLLERERTFVPNLNEFRKLCQVSPEELGMPDLEAAYQEAASKCRSPSKKPWSHPGVYHAGKAVGWFELGSNTREKTFPAFKTAYNDICDRITKGEQLELPDRLDRTKLEQHQHGDRVATEENKAAARKALAEMKEAMGL; the protein is encoded by the coding sequence ATGAGTGAGATCTACGGCGCTCAGTTTGCCAACCAGTATGGTGAAGTTGGCGGGGAAGCTTTTCAGACATGGGGCTTGGGTCTGCGGGGTATGACGGCGGAGCAGATCAAGCACGGGTTTACGAAGCTGCTGGAGCGTGAGCGCACTTTTGTGCCGAACTTGAACGAGTTCAGAAAGCTGTGCCAGGTCTCGCCAGAAGAACTGGGTATGCCTGATCTGGAAGCCGCTTATCAGGAAGCTGCAAGCAAATGCCGATCTCCGTCAAAGAAGCCATGGAGTCATCCCGGTGTGTATCACGCTGGCAAGGCTGTTGGCTGGTTCGAGTTGGGATCGAATACCCGTGAAAAAACATTCCCGGCATTCAAGACAGCTTACAACGACATTTGTGATCGGATAACCAAAGGCGAGCAGTTGGAGCTACCCGATCGTCTTGATCGAACCAAGCTTGAACAGCACCAGCATGGTGACCGGGTTGCTACCGAAGAGAACAAGGCTGCAGCCCGGAAGGCGCTGGCTGAAATGAAGGAGGCGATGGGACTGTAA
- a CDS encoding DUF1367 family protein, with amino-acid sequence MEAVMPANLMLVKGQGNTLMPMTAADFETVQKIKIGRPVAASITQPRNPVFHRRFFALLNLAFDYWEPEVQEWKGIKAEKSFEVFREQVTILAGYREVTYNLDGSVKVTAKSISFGRMEEQEFQKLYKAVFNVLWRMVLSKTDMNEPQIETILAQMLEFDS; translated from the coding sequence ATGGAGGCTGTGATGCCCGCTAACCTCATGCTGGTAAAAGGCCAAGGCAATACGCTCATGCCAATGACCGCAGCTGATTTTGAAACGGTTCAGAAGATCAAGATCGGCCGGCCTGTTGCTGCAAGTATCACTCAGCCGCGTAACCCGGTATTTCATCGCCGGTTCTTCGCGTTACTCAACCTAGCTTTTGATTACTGGGAGCCAGAGGTGCAGGAGTGGAAAGGCATTAAGGCGGAGAAGTCGTTCGAGGTATTCAGGGAACAGGTCACCATATTGGCCGGTTACCGTGAGGTCACTTACAACCTGGACGGCTCAGTCAAGGTAACAGCGAAAAGCATCAGCTTTGGCCGCATGGAAGAGCAAGAGTTCCAGAAGCTCTACAAGGCTGTATTCAACGTGTTATGGCGGATGGTGCTCAGCAAAACCGATATGAATGAGCCGCAGATTGAAACCATCCTTGCTCAGATGCTGGAGTTTGATTCATGA
- a CDS encoding nuclease domain-containing protein, with amino-acid sequence MIKSKALRDSARGENCTMRLPGVCNFNPETTVLAHVPCGMGGMGMKGPDQISVYACSSCHDALDNRQPGHHISGWHMIHAIAETQGKMIEKGLVTVKGVKP; translated from the coding sequence ATGATCAAAAGCAAAGCGCTTAGAGATTCAGCCCGGGGAGAAAACTGCACCATGCGCCTGCCGGGCGTCTGCAACTTCAATCCTGAAACTACGGTACTGGCGCACGTCCCTTGCGGTATGGGCGGTATGGGTATGAAAGGCCCGGACCAGATTTCAGTTTATGCCTGCTCTTCATGCCATGACGCTCTCGACAACCGTCAGCCCGGCCATCACATCAGCGGCTGGCACATGATTCACGCCATAGCTGAAACGCAGGGCAAGATGATTGAGAAAGGTCTGGTGACCGTGAAGGGGGTGAAGCCGTGA
- a CDS encoding DNA-methyltransferase: MIELLNVDCMEYMRSLEDNAFDLAIVDPPYGLGEAGKRSGTRSSKSGAQKFWGTKNTRGTAIKSTPFADKDWDNEPPSAEYFEELKRVSRNQIIWGANHFADRFNSASSSWLVWDKDNGTSNFADCELAYTSFPTAVRMFKYRWSGMLQGDMRNKEKRIHPTQKPVKLYQWLLSKYAKPGDRILDTHLGSGSSAIAAHIEGLDFVGTELDSDYFKVTKERVEKETMQAELMLAYGNSTA; the protein is encoded by the coding sequence GTGATCGAGCTTCTGAACGTGGACTGCATGGAGTACATGCGATCGCTTGAGGATAACGCTTTCGATCTTGCGATAGTGGATCCGCCCTATGGTCTTGGCGAGGCAGGCAAGCGCAGCGGTACCAGATCCTCTAAAAGTGGTGCTCAGAAGTTTTGGGGTACAAAGAACACTCGCGGCACAGCGATTAAGAGTACTCCGTTTGCTGATAAAGACTGGGATAATGAGCCGCCTTCTGCTGAGTATTTTGAAGAACTGAAGCGAGTGAGCCGTAACCAAATTATCTGGGGAGCAAATCATTTCGCCGATCGCTTCAATAGCGCCTCATCATCTTGGCTGGTTTGGGACAAAGATAACGGTACCAGCAACTTTGCAGATTGCGAGCTTGCTTACACCAGCTTTCCGACAGCGGTTCGCATGTTCAAGTATCGCTGGTCGGGCATGCTTCAGGGGGACATGAGGAACAAAGAGAAGCGGATCCATCCGACCCAGAAACCTGTGAAGCTGTATCAGTGGCTTCTGTCCAAGTACGCCAAGCCGGGTGACCGAATTCTGGATACGCATTTGGGGAGCGGTTCCAGCGCGATCGCAGCTCACATTGAGGGTTTGGATTTCGTTGGCACTGAATTGGATAGTGATTACTTCAAGGTAACGAAGGAGCGAGTGGAGAAAGAGACAATGCAAGCAGAGCTAATGCTGGCTTACGGCAACTCTACGGCATGA
- a CDS encoding 3TM-type holin: MDWLKKIAAYAPDIAAAIATGGGSVIASTALRIAAKELTGDEGADVHRLAIAANDATTEQLTALARANNEFLIALEELDVERLKAVNRTMQVESQSEHWWQSAWRPFWGFISALAFLGLVIAVGFLAFEAIEKGNQNAMVMIPQLISSATMLFGIPAAILGVASWHRGKEKRIKAGEHQLNSSSVEQHK, encoded by the coding sequence ATGGACTGGCTTAAGAAAATAGCGGCGTATGCCCCGGATATCGCAGCAGCGATCGCAACGGGTGGCGGTAGTGTTATCGCATCCACTGCGTTGAGAATCGCAGCGAAAGAACTGACCGGTGATGAAGGGGCTGATGTACATCGCCTGGCAATTGCGGCCAATGATGCGACTACCGAGCAACTGACCGCGCTGGCCCGGGCTAATAATGAGTTTCTGATCGCCCTTGAGGAGCTGGATGTTGAGCGACTGAAGGCAGTGAATCGCACCATGCAGGTTGAATCTCAGTCAGAGCACTGGTGGCAATCAGCTTGGCGCCCGTTTTGGGGATTTATTTCTGCGCTCGCTTTTCTGGGGCTAGTAATTGCTGTCGGCTTTCTGGCTTTCGAAGCGATCGAAAAAGGGAATCAGAACGCCATGGTCATGATTCCTCAGCTTATCTCATCGGCAACCATGCTGTTTGGTATTCCCGCTGCCATTCTTGGCGTTGCCTCTTGGCATCGCGGTAAGGAAAAGCGCATCAAAGCTGGCGAACATCAACTGAATTCAAGTTCTGTAGAGCAACATAAATAA
- a CDS encoding terminase small subunit — MSNKLTPKQEGFCQDFLVLQDKTEAYKKNYNCAKMKPATINRKAVEVSEHPAVMARIAELMEARMERTRVDADYVLNRLTEIDRMDFADILNDDFSFKPISKWPKIWRQFITGLDLAELYEGRGDDRKIAGVLKKIKWPDKVRNLELIGKHVNVQAFKDKLDVEVGAKKSLQELLKEVRQDG; from the coding sequence ATGAGCAATAAGTTGACCCCTAAGCAGGAGGGATTCTGTCAAGACTTTCTGGTGCTGCAGGATAAGACTGAGGCGTACAAGAAGAACTATAACTGCGCCAAAATGAAGCCTGCAACGATCAACCGAAAGGCTGTTGAGGTGTCAGAGCATCCCGCAGTGATGGCCCGTATTGCTGAGCTGATGGAAGCAAGAATGGAGCGTACCCGGGTGGATGCAGATTATGTCCTGAATCGTCTCACTGAGATCGATAGGATGGATTTTGCTGACATTCTGAATGATGACTTTTCTTTCAAACCAATCAGTAAGTGGCCGAAGATCTGGCGGCAATTTATCACCGGTTTGGATCTGGCAGAGCTATACGAGGGTCGCGGGGACGATCGCAAGATTGCCGGCGTTCTCAAGAAAATTAAATGGCCAGATAAGGTTAGGAACCTTGAGCTCATCGGCAAGCACGTCAATGTTCAGGCATTTAAAGACAAGCTAGACGTAGAGGTAGGGGCCAAAAAGTCTCTGCAGGAGTTGCTGAAAGAAGTGCGTCAAGATGGATAG
- a CDS encoding terminase, which produces MDRAEEVSLADKYIELYDSGQLQDKRDLIYALSFKWFRLNVLYKIKVKTSSSKDGKEISRVERFRPNKAQRKRYIEGWSRNIILKARQLGFTTFEMIDSLDDCLFNANFAAGCIAHKLDSAKDIFRNKIKFAYEHIPAVWMQIFEEIELDFPTPVNDKGEGYVFSNGSSIQVGTSYRGDTLQRLHVSEFGKICAKFPDKAEEIVTGAFEAVPLDGQLTLESTAEGNEGYFFDYCQEAQKLVEMGIPLTDLDFRFHFFPWWDEPDYTLPPDAVIITAKDKEYFEKLEIKIDRKLTAGQKAWYVKKASVLKDKMKREYPSTPKEAFEQAIEGAYYGSEMALVRQQSRIRSIPYDPRLPVHTFWDLGRNDSTSIWFMQHVHMEYRFIRYYENNGEAIQFYLKRLREFGYVFGTMYLPHDAEIVDLTREDNKSRKMIAQDAGFDVRVVPRVQSKGEAIQAVRDILNLCWFDEENAAQGIKCLDHYRKEWDDKLGAFKDSPRHDWASHGNDAFEQFARGYVEHTMPESFEPEVWG; this is translated from the coding sequence ATGGATAGAGCGGAAGAGGTTTCACTGGCTGATAAGTACATTGAACTCTACGACAGCGGCCAGCTACAGGATAAGCGTGATCTAATCTATGCGCTCAGCTTTAAGTGGTTTCGCCTAAACGTCCTGTACAAAATTAAGGTTAAGACCTCATCCAGCAAAGACGGCAAAGAGATTTCTCGGGTAGAGCGCTTCAGGCCTAACAAGGCGCAGAGAAAGCGATATATCGAGGGCTGGTCTAGAAACATCATATTGAAGGCCCGGCAGTTGGGATTCACCACGTTCGAGATGATCGACTCGCTGGATGATTGTCTTTTTAACGCCAACTTCGCAGCAGGCTGTATTGCTCACAAGCTGGACTCAGCAAAGGATATCTTCCGAAACAAGATTAAATTCGCTTACGAGCACATCCCTGCTGTGTGGATGCAGATCTTTGAAGAGATTGAGCTGGATTTCCCGACGCCGGTGAACGATAAGGGTGAGGGGTATGTGTTCTCGAATGGCTCATCCATACAGGTTGGCACCTCATATCGAGGCGACACCCTGCAGCGCCTGCATGTCTCTGAGTTCGGTAAGATCTGCGCGAAGTTTCCGGATAAGGCTGAGGAGATTGTAACCGGTGCCTTTGAGGCGGTGCCACTGGACGGCCAGCTTACGCTGGAATCAACCGCCGAAGGCAACGAAGGGTATTTTTTTGATTACTGTCAGGAAGCTCAGAAACTGGTTGAGATGGGTATTCCGCTCACCGATCTGGATTTCCGGTTCCACTTCTTTCCTTGGTGGGATGAGCCAGATTACACGCTGCCGCCGGATGCGGTCATTATCACGGCGAAGGATAAAGAGTACTTCGAAAAGCTCGAGATCAAAATTGACCGCAAGCTGACAGCCGGACAGAAAGCCTGGTATGTGAAAAAGGCTTCGGTGCTCAAAGACAAAATGAAGCGGGAGTATCCATCCACGCCGAAAGAAGCCTTTGAGCAAGCAATCGAGGGGGCTTACTACGGATCAGAGATGGCCCTGGTTCGTCAGCAAAGCCGGATTCGTAGCATCCCCTATGATCCAAGACTGCCAGTACATACCTTCTGGGATTTGGGCCGCAATGACTCGACCTCAATTTGGTTCATGCAGCACGTCCATATGGAATACCGGTTCATTCGCTATTACGAGAACAATGGCGAAGCAATCCAGTTCTATCTGAAACGGCTGCGTGAATTCGGGTATGTGTTTGGGACGATGTACCTTCCACATGATGCGGAAATTGTCGATCTGACCCGAGAGGATAATAAAAGCCGGAAGATGATCGCGCAGGACGCTGGCTTTGATGTGCGTGTCGTGCCCAGAGTGCAATCCAAGGGCGAGGCTATTCAGGCGGTGCGCGATATTTTGAATCTGTGCTGGTTTGATGAAGAGAACGCAGCGCAGGGCATTAAGTGCCTGGATCACTACCGGAAAGAATGGGATGACAAGTTAGGTGCGTTTAAGGACTCACCGCGGCATGACTGGGCATCCCACGGCAACGATGCTTTTGAGCAGTTTGCCCGCGGGTATGTTGAGCACACGATGCCTGAATCATTTGAGCCGGAGGTATGGGGATGA
- a CDS encoding portal protein: protein MQSDEQKQTDSGENYWLQRARQIYSNSSDFLDADIRRQVEKNLAHFNNEHARDSKFNSPNYRNRNRLFHPKSRQGVTNNEAAFAAAMFSTADLVSVSAGDDGDPRQQASAEINQELLNYRLAHSIPWFLTSVGAYQAAQVYGIVASYNYWRYEEKAYVERVPLVDAYTRQPVLDDQGQPAYQEIEHAEVLHDKPCVDLIPFENLRFDPAADWRDPISTSPYVIREVPMFACDVLARMGSEDSKTGRQDWKNYTIEQLISASQEDNSNDATRKAREGEKRNDSTEVTDYGDYTIIWLRENFVRIQGEEFVYWTVGDMLLLSDPEPLEDVYLHGMRPITLGICNLEAFKNYPKSPVELASGLQERVNSVINQRADNVDLVLNKRYYIRRGAKIDTAALVRNTPGGGVMMDDIIKEIRTESTPDVTSSSYAEQDRLDVLMDEAAGAFSQASVQNNRALNETVGGMELMNGSASAVSEYRIRTFVETWVEPTLRQLVQLEQKYETDETIMALCARKAGMYQKYGENLPLDQLLEAELTVRVNVGIGATNPQQKLDRMITGFGALGQIAPNYLVRVKPEEVVNEIFGAVGYKDGQRFFMNEQEFAEFQEQNAPPPDPEFEIKRMELEQKGQKIAQEGQKLQFDMQFALQELNQIAQLKREELQYKRTDKAEDLQRKALIEERRIQTTRDIAAGRNLNDQTRIQLQAQNLSQGNDTF from the coding sequence ATGCAGAGTGATGAGCAGAAACAAACAGATAGTGGAGAGAACTACTGGCTGCAAAGAGCTCGGCAGATCTATTCCAACTCATCTGATTTCTTGGATGCCGATATCCGTCGCCAGGTTGAGAAGAACTTGGCGCACTTCAACAATGAGCACGCCCGTGATTCGAAGTTTAATAGCCCGAATTACCGTAACCGAAACCGTTTGTTCCATCCAAAGAGCCGTCAAGGGGTTACCAACAACGAGGCTGCATTTGCGGCAGCGATGTTCTCAACCGCTGATCTGGTATCGGTATCTGCCGGAGATGATGGTGATCCGCGCCAGCAAGCCTCAGCAGAGATTAATCAGGAGCTTTTGAATTACCGGTTAGCCCACAGTATTCCGTGGTTCTTGACCTCTGTAGGGGCTTATCAGGCGGCTCAGGTCTATGGCATCGTTGCTTCCTACAACTACTGGCGGTACGAAGAAAAGGCATATGTTGAAAGGGTTCCTCTGGTTGATGCATATACCCGACAGCCCGTTCTGGATGATCAAGGCCAGCCGGCTTATCAGGAGATAGAGCACGCGGAAGTGCTTCATGATAAGCCGTGTGTTGACCTGATTCCTTTTGAAAATTTGCGTTTTGATCCTGCTGCTGACTGGCGAGACCCAATCAGTACCAGCCCTTACGTGATACGTGAAGTACCAATGTTTGCGTGTGATGTGTTGGCGCGAATGGGAAGCGAAGATAGCAAAACAGGGCGTCAGGATTGGAAGAACTACACCATTGAGCAACTGATTTCGGCATCACAGGAAGACAATTCCAATGATGCGACACGTAAGGCGCGAGAAGGTGAGAAGCGCAATGACTCCACGGAAGTCACTGATTATGGCGATTACACAATCATTTGGCTGCGTGAGAACTTTGTTCGCATACAAGGCGAAGAGTTTGTTTACTGGACCGTGGGAGACATGCTTCTGCTGTCGGACCCTGAGCCGCTTGAGGACGTGTACTTGCATGGTATGCGCCCGATTACTCTGGGCATCTGCAACCTTGAAGCGTTCAAAAACTATCCCAAATCCCCCGTAGAATTGGCGTCAGGCCTTCAGGAGCGCGTGAACAGTGTTATCAACCAGCGTGCTGATAACGTCGATTTGGTTCTGAATAAACGTTATTACATTCGCCGTGGTGCCAAGATTGATACAGCTGCCCTGGTGCGTAACACCCCGGGCGGCGGTGTCATGATGGATGACATTATCAAGGAGATCCGGACAGAGAGTACGCCGGATGTTACCAGTTCCAGTTATGCAGAGCAGGACCGGCTTGATGTACTGATGGATGAAGCAGCAGGTGCTTTCAGCCAGGCGAGCGTGCAAAACAACCGAGCCCTGAATGAAACCGTTGGCGGGATGGAGTTGATGAATGGCAGCGCTTCTGCAGTCAGCGAGTACCGTATCCGGACGTTTGTTGAAACTTGGGTGGAGCCAACTCTGCGACAGCTCGTTCAGCTCGAACAGAAGTATGAAACAGACGAAACCATCATGGCGCTGTGTGCCCGCAAGGCAGGCATGTATCAGAAGTATGGTGAAAACCTGCCGTTGGATCAGCTGCTTGAGGCTGAGCTCACGGTTCGCGTTAACGTAGGAATAGGGGCAACCAATCCACAGCAGAAACTGGATCGCATGATTACCGGTTTCGGCGCACTGGGTCAGATCGCTCCAAACTACTTGGTCCGAGTGAAGCCTGAAGAGGTGGTAAACGAGATCTTTGGTGCCGTGGGATACAAGGACGGTCAGCGTTTCTTTATGAACGAGCAGGAGTTTGCTGAGTTTCAGGAGCAGAATGCGCCGCCTCCGGATCCTGAATTTGAAATTAAGCGCATGGAGCTGGAGCAGAAGGGGCAAAAAATTGCTCAAGAAGGCCAGAAGCTTCAGTTCGATATGCAGTTTGCCCTGCAAGAGCTTAACCAGATAGCACAGCTCAAGCGTGAGGAACTGCAGTATAAGCGCACGGACAAGGCTGAAGACTTGCAACGCAAGGCGCTAATTGAAGAGCGTCGTATCCAGACTACCCGAGATATCGCAGCAGGCCGTAACCTGAATGATCAGACACGGATACAACTGCAGGCTCAAAACCTTTCACAGGGGAATGATACGTTCTGA